One genomic segment of Plasmodium cynomolgi strain B DNA, chromosome 14, whole genome shotgun sequence includes these proteins:
- a CDS encoding K+ channel tetramerisation domain containing protein (putative), with protein MDSICGDNIISINVGGTIYMTTLNLICRYRNSRLCEIVLEKLKDMPDLDRSRFEYILDFLRDGVLICENDINVLTRILIEAVYFKLFSLIKILKKKIELLYSNMGSNVNKNIFKSIMGTLEEKNKNKIKSKSKSKSKSKEKNNSLSRKLNKFSALIKKHNEMKCCTVKKKKIHNFHFLSKINLLSELNHEDESPTKEEVNVRGYTLLSGVPLDSCKEEKQIASVKDQGDKLKNDAHVECNNDRELNSLNNLPKIIPPNPCTPPTHNKTLDYNITNNFINEEDKLKSKNKANGSTRINCLVKNIERKEYPPPTPLSPNGHLKNGDSKTVSFAEGTSIFIYSKKDERAHNGAKDAVDTFTESPNKSLSPSTIGGANYPGYSSLANYATCANFMNTTNDVDRASYKYNNYTYNHVNNPRGQILVYSEIDDIEETSPFPILSNVNLGEQIFSTTVDF; from the exons ATGGACTCCATTTGCGGAG ATAACATCATAAGCATAAATGTCGGAGGGACGATTTACATGACGACTCTGAACTTGATTTGCAGATACAGGAATTCTCGTCTATGTGAAATTGTTTTAG AGAAACTGAAGGATATGCCGGACCTCGACA GAAGCAGGTTCGAGTATATTTTGGACTTCCTGCGAGACGGAGTGCTGATATGCGAAAATGACATCAACGTGTTGACGAGGATACTAATCGAAGCTGTGTACTTCAAATTGTTTTCcctcataaaaattttaaaaaaaaaaatcgaattaTTGTATTCAAACATGGGGAGTaatgtgaacaaaaatattttcaaaagcATCATGGGCACacttgaggaaaaaaataaaaataaaataaaaagcaaaagtaaaagcaaaagtaaaagcaaagaaaaaaataatagcttATCGAGGAAGTTAAACAAATTCTCTGCCCTTATTAAGAAGCACAACGAAATGAAATGTTGcactgttaaaaaaaaaaaaattcacaactttcattttttgagcaagataaatttattaagtGAATTGAATCACGAAGACGAGTCTCCCACGAAGGAGGAGGTTAACGTGAGGGGGTACACACTCTTGTCAGGTGTTCCACTAGACAGctgcaaagaggaaaaacaaattgcgTCTGTTAAAGACCAGGGGGATaaactaaaaaatgatgcaCACGTTGAATGTAATAATGACAGGGAACTGAATTCGCTGAATAATTTACCAAAAATTATTCCGCCCAATCCGTGTACCCCCCCAACACACAACAAAACCCTTGACTACAATATAACGAATAATTTCATAAATGAGGAAGACAAATTgaagagtaaaaataaagccaATGGTTCCACTCGGATAAATTGTTTAGTGAAAAATATCGAACGGAAGGAATACCCCCCCCCCACCCCTCTGTCACCCAATgggcatttaaaaaatggcgaCAGCAAAACGGTTTCCTTCGCGGAGGGCACCAGTATTTTTATCTACAGCAAAAAAG ATGAGAGAGCCCACAACGGGGCCAAGGACGCCGTGGACACCTTTACAGAAAGCCCAAACAAAAGCTTGTCTCCGAGCACCATCGGAGGTGCTAACTATCCAGGCTACTCCAGCTTGGCGAACTATGCCACCTGCGCAAATTTCATGAACACTACCAACGATGTGGATAGGGCAAGCtacaaatataataattatacgTATAACCATGTGAACAACCCTAGGGGTCAAATTTTAGTTTACTCCGAAATTGACGACATTGAAGAAACGTCCCCCTTCCCAATACTGTCCAATGTCAATTTGGGGGAGCAGATATTCAGCACGACGGTGGATTTTTAG
- a CDS encoding 50S ribosomal protein L23 (putative) gives MFLSFVRHTPPKNPRNVFFPWQNFSIHKSGSFLEKNRLALRVPINLTKFEIREYLRKIYNAKVIKVNTLIKVPERRRNLTDFRFNYYRNGPRYKKAIITLEHEVPDSVKMIQSCKNIGRNPYITKKNVIYGVRSDVKITPTRSQLWHMGECRYSWRLPLTNLLADYKMNLNPDLRIDENLVQLAPDVTKPFMHSGISLETFKPNSVPEQTFPKIDLTPWRRQVKKIYESGTLAPPESFPKDRKRHQTIEYAGENKNFKRSSRSSQWKAPS, from the exons ATGTTTCTATCCTTCGTGAGGCAtacccccccaaaaaacccaagaaatgttttttttccgtggCAGAATTTCAGCATACACAAGTCAGGGAGCTTCCTAGAAAAGAACAGACTGGCACTGAGGGTGCCAATTAATTTAACCAAATTTGAAATTAGAGAATActtgagaaaaatatataatgccAAGGTTATAAAAGTCAACACATTAATTAAGGTACcggagaggagaagaaatttAACCGACTTTCGTTTCAATTATTATCGAAATGGGCCGAGATATAAAAAGGCAATCATAACATTAGAACATGAAGTACCTGATAGCGTGAAAATGATTCAgtcatgtaaaaatatcgGCAGAAATCCgtatataacaaaaaaaaatgtcatttatGGTGTTCGCAGCGATGTGAAAATCACACCTACACGGTCGCAACTGTGGCACATGGGTGAATGCAGATATTCTTGGAGATTACCTCTGACCAACTTGCTGGCTGattataaaatgaatttaaaccCTGACTTAAGGATTGACGAAAACCTTGTTCAACTTGCCCCTGATGTGACCAAACCGTTTATGCATTCGGGCATTTCGTTGGAAACGTTCAAGCCGAACAGTGTGCCGGAACAAACCTTTCCGAag ATCGATTTAACCCCCTGGAGAAgacaagtgaaaaaaatttacgagtCGGGTACTTTAGCACCGCCCGAATCGTTTCCCAAAGATCGTAAAAGACATCAAACGATTGAGTATGctggtgaaaataaaaattttaaaaggtCATCCAGAAGCAGTCAATGGAAGGCCCCTTCGTAG
- a CDS encoding long-chain-fatty-acid--CoA ligase (putative): protein MDVTNFKRRVYNFLENENEYVMKNDDGEDSDDASEIKYFDEVKGTAKKNSSNIYRPKKYELCQIFEKTKGFLGIEMSNKYEVLCFACKYYYNEDFLGERKKEVRGNETILGEYSFKTYGEIKNEIEILASALYQFENIEPNIFTDNGPYDKLKILGIWSKNRVEWLTTDYACSAIDFVTVPIYDTMGINSVKYIFQKTQMKICCIEAEKLECLIKLKDELTDLKILIIYDEWSLRDDIKQRASKAGYKVYFYKDLIDKFKNQNIIPQYEYYDHSFHSQEKGEKADKSSVNNVSGGKGQKGVKKGTDSKSGTGGGSNTHVYERLIEFAVCFYGAKIGYFSGNIKELVSDINELKPTFLIT from the exons ATGGACGTGACAAATTTCAAACGTAGggtgtacaattttttggaaaacgaaaatgagtACGTCATGAAGAATGACGACGGGGAGGACAGCGATGACGCgagtgaaataaaatatttcgacGAAGTAAAAGGgacggcaaaaaaaaattccagcAATATTTATCGGCCGAAGAAGTATGAGTTGTGTCAGATCttcgaaaaaacgaaaggatTTCTGGGCATAGAAATGTCCAACAAATATGAAGTGCTGTGTTTTGCTTGTAAATATTACTATAATGAGGATTTTTTaggagaaaggaaaaaggaagtaagGGGTAATGAAACAATTCTTGGAGAATATTCATTCAAAACGTatggtgaaataaaaaatgaaatagaGATCCTAGCATCTGCTTTGTACCAGTTTGAAAATATAGAGCCAAATATATTCACAGATAATGGAccatatgataaattaaaaattttaggtATTTGGTCCAAAAATAGAGTAGAATGGTTAACCACAGATTATGCTTGCTCAGCCATCGATTTTGTTACCGTCCCGATATACGACACCATGGGAATAAATTCGGTGAAGTATATATTTCAGAAGACGCAGATGAAAATTTGTTGTATCGAAGCGGAGAAGTTGGAGTGTCTCATCAAATTGAAGGACGAATTAACCGatctaaaaattttaattatttacgaTGAATGGAGCTTAAGGGATGATATTAAGCAGCGAGCTAGTAAGGCAGGTTACaaggtatatttttataaagacCTAATTGATAAATTTAAGAACCAAAATATTATCCCCCAGTATGAGTACTATGACCACAGTTTTCATAGTCAGGAGAAAGGGGAGAAGGCGGACAAGTCTAGTGTTAACAATGTGAGCGGGGGGAAAGGTCAAAAGGGtgtcaaaaaggggacagATTCGAAGAGCGGCACAGGAGGTGGCAGCAATA CTCACGTGTACGAACGGCTAATCGAATTCGCTGTATGTTTTTATGGAGCCAAAATAGGCTACTTTTCTGGAAACATAAAAGAGTTAGTCAGTGACATAAACGAATTAAAACCAACCTTCTTAATTACC
- a CDS encoding HD domain containing protein (putative), translating to MNMQCNNINPACEISSLKDFLRNICLEKEDKIVQNLELRNVRTVYDFLRHVSYLTVTSCTGMRNEENVDISSQSNVKFANAHENILQNGVSVNGKLAQHNGDGVNLGEAELCNGHAPASREKGDRCNGVQRNGQQVGGAQGEGVLSNGMDCNGVDSSGMDCNGMDNPTTHSEATYACKEIAAMQDYYEQAKEKRNGAEKKGEYVYFDMYIKSEVIKTLPTTDRDKERLINYIYKVMDLNDLLMMCIHVGLPHLWPKFEQSNIRNVDLFKRIIIEGRNFERVKNEMGISFSEFVQILNFALSVKKKRIFCNNIFSQFDPCDCKNKKKHTKTICDKIHQFIEFDNWTFKNIIDNPFFQRLRNLSQLGVCQFVYPGATHTRFEHSLGVGHLSAKYFAHLCNRYNLSPYSGELNKMLRCVQIAGLCHDLGHGPFSHTFESFFMNYKKEDTDYKWNHASMSLKIVEHIIENLIDQDDVLDSTDIKIIKKLIKGREHHKSLCGVDPVDSLIEASYDIICNNRNGLDADKFDYLQRDATIAPPNGTLPSLNCNRIISQSSVINGHITYNVKEIHPVYTHRKVRVMELMLCDGFRLADDIFKWSESLHDLDAFLDLTDSSIIYDIKKRANKHKYDEKVQKSLNLINSVIHDRNSNHAYKYISEINLSEPQLIKYLKDIANEERIARYAHGLSPDDIIIDWNYLNYGMGANDPLDSVYFYSSDNEDEAFIAHKEYRGTHPRYFEECNVRLYCKNKMVAHLAKDAHNKFLSDVFSESSPLYKKKIVK from the exons atgaACATGCAATGTAATAATATCAATCCAGCGTGCGAAATTTCGAGCCTAAAGGACTTTTTACGAAACATATGCCTGGAAAAAGAGgataaaattgtacaaaatcTGGAACTCAGAAATGTAAGAACTGTGTACGATTTTTTACGCCATGTTTCGTACCTTACGGTCACGAGTTGCACTGGTATGAGGAATGAGGAAAATGTGGACATAAGTAGCCAATCGAATGTGAAATTTGCAAATGcacatgaaaatattttgcagaATGGGGTCAGCGTAAATGGCAAATTGGCGCAGCATAATGGGGATGGGGTCAACCTGGGAGAGGCGGAGCTGTGTAATGGTCACGCCCCTGCGAGTAGGGAAAAAGGCGACAGATGTAATGGGGTGCAGAGGAATGGGCAGCAAGTGGGGGGCGCACAGGGAGAGGGGGTGCTCTCCAACGGAATGGACTGCAACGGAGTGGACAGCAGCGGAATGGACTGCAACGGAATGGACAACCCAACCACCCACAGCGAAGCGACCTATGCGTGCAAAGAAATCGCGGCCATGCAGGATTACTACGAGCAGGCGAAAGAGAAGCGAAACggcgcagaaaaaaagggggagtaCGTCTACTTTGACATGTACATAAAGTCAGAAGTGATTAAAACCTTGCCCACGACGGACAGGGATAAGGAAAGGTTGATAAATTATATCTACAAAGTGATGGACTTAAATGACCTCCTGATGATGTGCATTCATGTCGGtctcccccatttgtggCCCAAATTTGAACAGAGCAACATTCGAAATGTAGATTTGTTCAAACGCATAATCATAGAGGGGAGGAACTTCGAAAGGGTAAAGAACGAAATGGGAATCTCTTTCTCCGAATTTGTACAAATCCTCAACTTTGCCTtaagtgtaaaaaagaaaagaattttctGCAACAACATTTTTAGCCAATTCGATCCATgtgattgtaaaaataaaaaaaaacacacaaaaacgATATGCGACAAAATACATCAGTTTATCGAGTTTGACAATTGGACATTTAAAAACATCATTGATAATCCTTTCTTCCAAAGATTACGAAATTTATCTCAATTAGGTGTTTGCCAGTTTGTCTACCCCGGAGCTACGCACACGAGATTTGAGCACAGCTTAGGAGTTGGCCATTTGtctgcaaaatattttgctcatttgtgcaATCGCTATAATTTATCTCCATACAGTGgggaattaaataaaatgcttCGGTGTGTGCAGATTGCTGGTCTGTGTCACGATTTGGGACATGGCCCATTCAGTCATACCTTCGAAAGCTTCTTtatgaattataaaaaagaagacacAGATTATAAATGGAATCATGCATCTATGTCTCTGAAAATTGTCGAACACATTATAGAAAATTTGATAGACCAGGATGATGTGCTAGACTCCACAGAtatcaaaattataaaaaagttaataaaGGGGAGGGAACACCACAAATCGCTTTGCGGGGTAGATCCAGTAGATTCTTTGATAGAAGCTTCGTACGACattatatgtaataatagGAATGGATTAGATGCTGACAAATTTGATTATCTACAGAGAGATGCAACTATtgcccccccaaatgggacaCTTCCATCCCTCAATTGTAATCGAATCATTAGTCAAAGTTCCGTTATTAATGGACATATAACATACAACGTTAAGGAGATCCATCCT GTGTATACTCATAGAAAGGTCCGAGTTATGGAGCTGATGCTGTGTGATGGCTTTCGACTAGCTGATGATATTTTCAAGTGGTCGGAATCTTTACACGACTTGGATGCTTTTCTTGACCTAACTGATTCGTCCATAATTTACGATATCAAGAAAAGAGCGAACAAACACAAGTACGATGAAAAAGTGCAGAAATCGCTAAACCTAATTAACTCCGTTATACATGATAGGAATTCTAACCATGCCTACAAATACATTTCAGAAATTAACCTTTCAGAACCGCAACTCATTAAGTACTTGAAGGATATAGCAAATGAGGAGAGGATAGCTAGATATGCCCATGGACTTAGTCCGGATGATATCATCATAGACTGGAACTATTTGAACTACGGAATGGGTGCAAACGACCCACTGGATTCGGTTTATTTCTACAGCTCAGATAATGAGGATGAGGCTTTCATAGCGCACAAGGAATATAGGGGCACGCACCCGAGGTACTTCGAAGAGTGCAACGTGAGGTTAtactgtaaaaataaaatggtggCTCATTTGGCGAAGGATGCGCATAACAAGTTTTTGTCGGATGTCTTCTCGGAATCCTCGCCCCTttacaagaagaaaatagTCAAATGA
- a CDS encoding serine/threonine-protein kinase 2 (putative), which yields MEKRYHQLFKGKRIDFPLATGAASHVSLTYDEKKNPYLLCWTYMYQENPEFTVPLKGCRIINNITEIGPCIHIITANEEYQFQCRSKEEFSEMSQFFNMLGFPILGFKNVYVLNKKIGKGSFSTAYIGTNILYGNRVVVKEVDKSKVKESNVYTEIEVLRKVMHKYIIKLISAYEQEGFVYLVLEYLKGGELFEYLNNNGPYTEQVARKAIKRILIALEALHSNGVVHRDLKMENLMLENVNDPSSLKIIDFGLASFLNSPSMNMRCGSPGYVAPEILKYASYGTKVDIFSLGVILFNILGNNVKEIFKKNMRCHISFNTKHWLTKSENVKEIILWMCSKNPDDRCTAIQALGHPWFLPKITDMHMNANINELKNKENLIQKLTEQEMRKKCKHYNIVENGEEKNRAEPEARKNSKHNFNDYKNYFDTMLKIDDKYSENLIKDKSSIDSITLNRKDYDAYMTNSNEYETVVLHGGCPARNRSSSMISYNQFKKKSNELI from the exons ATGGAAAAGAGATATCATCAGCTATTTAAAGGAAAACGGATAGACTTCCCTCTGGCGACTGGTGCAGCTTCTCACGTATCCCTAACGTATGATGAAAAGAAGAACCCGTATTTGCTATGCTGGACGTATATGTATCAGGAGAACCCAGAATTTACAGTGCCTTTGAAAGGGTGCAGGATAATCAATAACATAACGGAGATAGGACCATGTATTCATATAATCACAGCAAATGAGGAATACCAATTTCAGTGCCGAAGTAAGGAGGAGTTTAGTGAAATGAGTCAATTCTTTAACATGCTTGGCTTCCCCATCTtgggttttaaaaatgtatatgtcttgaataaaaaaataggaaaggGAAGCTTTTCCACAGCATATATCGGTACCAACATCCTGTATGGAAATAGAGTAGTGGTGAAAGAAGTGGATAAATCGAAAGTGAAAGAATCAAATGTGTACACCGAAATTGAGGTGCTCCGAAAGGtcatgcataaatatataataaagttAATATCTGCATACGAACAAGAAGGGTTCGTTTACCTAGTGTTGGAATATTTAAAAGGAGGGGAACTCTTTGAATATCTTAATAACAATGGCCCATACACAGAACAGGTGGCCAGAAAAGCTATTAAACGAATTTTAATAGCCTTGGAGGCCTTACACTCCAACGGAGTAGTACATAGGgacttaaaaatggaaaacttAATGCtggaaaatgtgaatgatCCTagttcattaaaaataatcgaTTTTGGATTAGCCTCCTTTTTGAATAGCCCCTCTATGAATATGAGGTGTGGTTCTCCCGGATACGTTGCACCTGAAATTTTAAAGTACGCCTCGTATGGCACAAAAGTGGACATTTTCAGCTTAGGGGTTATTCTTTTCAATATACT AGGCAATAACGtaaaggaaatttttaaaaaaaacatgaggTGTCACATCAGCTTTAACACAAAGCATTGGTTAACCAAGTCTGAAAATGTCAAAGAAATAATTCTCTGGATGTGCAGTAAGAATCCGGACGATAGATGTACAGCCATCCAAGCGTTAGGACATCCTTGGTTTCTCCCTAAAATTACGGACATGCATATGAATGCGAATATAAACGAACTGAAGAATAAAGAGAATCTTATCCAAAAATTGACGGAACAAGAAATGCGCAAGAAATGTAAACACTACAACATTGTTGAAAATGGCGAGGAGAAGAACAGAGCCGAGCCCGAGGCTAGAAAAAACAGCAAACATAATTTCAATGATTATAAAAACTATTTCGATACTATGCTCAAAATTGATGATAAATATTCTGAAAACTTGATCAAGGACAAGAGCAGCATTGACTCGATTACACTAAATAGGAAGGACTACGACGCGTATATGACCAACTCGAATGAGTATGAAACGGTGGTTCTGCACGGGGGGTGCCCCGCGCGCAACCGCTCCTCCTCCATGATATCGTACAACCAGTTTAAGAAGAAGAGCAACGAGTTGATTTGA